In Fusobacterium perfoetens, the genomic window TGAAATTTATATATGCAGAGAATGTAGGGAAAAAATTGAAAAGAAAAAAATTCTTCATGTAAGAAAGAATATTTTTTATCTTTTTGATTATAAAAACGATATAAGAAATCTTATTATTGATTATAAGCTTAATGGGAGAAAAGATATATGTATATTTATAAGTAAGCTTATAGAAAGTGACTTAAAAAAAATAATAAGAGAAAAAAATATAGATACAATTATTCCTGTTCCTATGAGCAAAGAAAGATATTTTTCAAGAGGATTTAATCAAGTAGAACTTATTCTTGATGAAATAGGAATATCTTATGAAAAAGCAGAGAGAAGAAAAAATACACTTCCTATGCATGGAATTTCAGAAAAGAATCTTA contains:
- a CDS encoding ComF family protein, coding for MSLKLNQILRKFFFDSRCSICKKEVEEDEIYICRECREKIEKKKILHVRKNIFYLFDYKNDIRNLIIDYKLNGRKDICIFISKLIESDLKKIIREKNIDTIIPVPMSKERYFSRGFNQVELILDEIGISYEKAERRKNTLPMHGISEKNLRKLNVKSAFRCDFPTKSKNILIVDDIITTGATVFEMIKAIKEAGEPENIYIFSLSAAPSFYKKFL